The following coding sequences lie in one Synechococcus sp. PCC 7336 genomic window:
- a CDS encoding mannosyl-3-phosphoglycerate phosphatase — protein sequence MTKKLLVATDLDGTLLDHKTYSCEATLPTIARLQARGYPIVFNSSKTLAEQTLLRETLHIRAPFIIENGAAVVIPSGQLDRPARSPNPEIEVFGPPYADLVRQIDRLRQQRGYCFRGFADLSAAELAEITGLSVEGAVAAKQRSGSEPLLWEDSETAYGEFVAAIANRGLQTTRGGRFRHVTAKADKGKALSWLVERYRRAFPQQEWIVVALGDSPNDLPMLRVADIGVSIPNPHRASFEVTGVKNLLQPEQPGPLGWTEAVTHILEERSLNL from the coding sequence TTGACGAAAAAACTGCTGGTCGCGACAGATTTAGATGGGACTTTGCTCGACCATAAAACCTATAGCTGCGAAGCGACCCTACCCACTATTGCCCGCCTTCAAGCGCGAGGCTATCCCATCGTCTTCAATTCCAGCAAAACCCTCGCAGAACAAACACTGTTGCGGGAAACCCTGCATATCCGCGCTCCTTTCATCATTGAGAATGGCGCTGCAGTGGTCATTCCCTCCGGCCAACTCGATCGCCCAGCCCGATCGCCGAACCCAGAAATCGAGGTCTTCGGACCGCCCTACGCCGACCTTGTCAGGCAAATCGATCGCCTGCGACAGCAACGGGGATATTGCTTTCGCGGATTTGCCGATCTGAGTGCGGCAGAGCTGGCTGAAATTACGGGCCTGTCTGTGGAAGGGGCTGTGGCGGCCAAACAGCGATCGGGGTCGGAACCGCTGCTTTGGGAGGATAGCGAAACGGCCTATGGAGAGTTTGTGGCGGCGATCGCGAACAGGGGGCTACAAACCACTCGCGGGGGCAGGTTCCGCCACGTCACGGCCAAAGCAGATAAAGGCAAGGCTTTAAGCTGGCTAGTTGAGAGATATCGCAGGGCGTTCCCTCAACAAGAGTGGATTGTGGTGGCTTTGGGCGATAGCCCCAACGATCTGCCGATGTTGCGAGTAGCCGACATTGGTGTCTCGATCCCCAATCCCCATCGTGCCAGTTTTGAGGTGACGGGGGTGAAGAACCTCTTGCAGCCAGAGCAGCCCGGTCCCTTAGGATGGACGGAGGCTGTGACCCATATTCTCGAGGAGCGGAGTTTGAATCTCTAG
- the ppk1 gene encoding polyphosphate kinase 1, translated as MTAPDTQLSSPSTPKSDPHNGAGGVQLISVDGPAELTLPTEPLEKVPPEYYLNRELSWLEFNRRVLHEALDDRTPLLERLKFLGIFSSNLDEFFMVRVAAIQQQIEAGVTSRTADGLTPPEQLGRIQEHLRPIVAQQHKCFEKVLRPALAQLGVRILSYADLDRQQQDYLKDYFECHIFPILTPLAVDPGHPFPYISNLSLNLAVLVYDPRDGLEHFARVKVPRALNRFIQLGDSLDFVPLEHAIGNNLEPLFEGMEIRTYHPFRITRNADLAIEEEEAGDLLLAIEEELRKQRLGGSAVRLELSAGTPDKIRNKLVDQLELDERCIYEIDGLLGLDSLFAFMSLDFPGYKDTPWTPTAPPRFRHLDSDNPAAIFAAIRKGDILVHHPYDSFSGSVLRFIQAASRDRNVMSIKQTLYRTSGDSPVIQALIDAAAAGKQVAVLVELKARFDEANNIQWARRLENAGVHVVYGVIGLKTHTKLSLAVRKEDDCLRSYVHIGTGNYNPKTARLYTDLGLFSCDEALGADAIDLFNFLTGYSHQQSYRKLLVAPVSLRSRITEMIRRETARQRRFNQTGEGKGGRIIAKMNSLVDAQIIEALYEAGKEGVEIDLIVRGICCLRPGVPGLSESIRVISVIGRFLEHSRIFYFANGGEEEIYIGSADWMTRNLDRRVEAVTPVSDPKLMAELLELLRVMLADNRQAWDLQSDGSYKQRRPHRGKHRSTHQVLMARALER; from the coding sequence ATGACTGCTCCCGACACGCAACTCAGCTCGCCCTCCACCCCCAAGAGTGACCCCCACAATGGCGCTGGAGGAGTGCAACTGATATCTGTCGATGGACCTGCAGAGTTGACACTGCCAACTGAGCCACTCGAGAAAGTTCCCCCCGAGTATTATCTCAATCGAGAATTGAGCTGGTTGGAATTCAACCGACGCGTCTTGCACGAAGCCCTCGACGATCGCACGCCCCTACTCGAACGATTGAAGTTTCTAGGCATCTTTTCCAGTAACCTGGATGAATTTTTCATGGTGCGGGTGGCAGCGATCCAACAGCAGATCGAAGCAGGGGTGACCTCCAGAACCGCCGACGGCCTCACCCCTCCCGAACAATTGGGACGCATTCAAGAACATCTGCGCCCCATCGTGGCACAGCAACATAAGTGTTTCGAAAAGGTGCTGCGCCCCGCCCTCGCCCAACTGGGGGTGCGCATTCTGAGCTACGCAGATCTCGATCGCCAGCAGCAAGATTATCTCAAGGATTACTTCGAGTGCCATATCTTCCCCATTCTCACCCCCCTAGCCGTCGATCCCGGTCACCCCTTTCCTTACATTTCTAACCTCAGCCTCAACCTGGCGGTCTTGGTTTACGACCCCCGCGACGGCCTGGAACATTTTGCCCGCGTCAAAGTGCCCCGCGCCCTCAACCGGTTTATTCAGTTGGGAGATAGTTTAGATTTTGTGCCGCTAGAGCACGCCATTGGCAACAATCTGGAGCCCTTGTTCGAGGGCATGGAAATTCGGACGTACCACCCCTTCCGCATTACCCGCAATGCCGATTTAGCGATCGAAGAAGAAGAGGCAGGCGATCTACTTCTCGCGATTGAAGAGGAACTTCGCAAGCAGCGCTTGGGGGGCTCTGCCGTGCGGCTGGAGCTGTCTGCCGGTACCCCCGACAAGATTCGCAATAAGCTCGTGGATCAATTGGAGCTAGACGAGCGATGCATTTACGAGATTGACGGCCTGCTGGGCCTCGATAGCCTGTTTGCCTTTATGTCGCTGGATTTTCCAGGGTACAAAGATACCCCCTGGACGCCCACCGCTCCCCCCCGCTTCAGACACCTGGACAGCGACAATCCCGCCGCTATTTTTGCGGCGATTCGCAAAGGGGATATTCTCGTCCACCATCCCTACGACTCGTTTAGCGGCAGTGTCTTGCGGTTTATTCAAGCGGCCTCTCGCGATCGCAATGTCATGAGTATCAAGCAGACGCTCTATCGCACCTCGGGCGATTCGCCAGTGATTCAGGCCCTAATCGATGCAGCGGCCGCGGGCAAACAGGTGGCCGTGTTGGTGGAACTGAAAGCTCGCTTTGATGAAGCGAATAATATTCAGTGGGCGCGACGGCTAGAAAACGCAGGCGTTCACGTCGTTTACGGGGTGATCGGACTCAAGACCCACACTAAATTGTCGCTGGCGGTGCGCAAGGAAGACGATTGCCTGCGCAGCTACGTTCACATCGGCACGGGCAATTACAATCCCAAAACCGCCCGTCTCTACACCGATTTGGGCTTATTCAGCTGCGATGAAGCGTTAGGAGCAGATGCGATCGATCTGTTTAATTTCTTGACCGGATATTCTCATCAGCAGTCCTATCGCAAACTGTTGGTGGCTCCGGTATCGCTGCGATCGCGCATTACCGAAATGATTCGTCGCGAAACGGCTCGCCAACGTAGGTTTAACCAGACAGGCGAGGGCAAGGGGGGTCGCATCATCGCCAAGATGAACTCGTTGGTGGATGCCCAAATCATTGAAGCCCTCTACGAAGCGGGGAAAGAGGGGGTGGAAATCGATCTGATTGTGCGGGGAATTTGCTGTCTGCGCCCTGGCGTGCCCGGTTTGAGCGAGAGTATTCGGGTTATCAGTGTGATTGGCCGCTTTTTGGAGCACTCGCGGATTTTCTATTTTGCCAATGGAGGGGAAGAGGAAATCTACATTGGCAGCGCCGACTGGATGACTCGAAACCTAGATCGGCGGGTGGAAGCAGTCACTCCGGTGAGCGATCCGAAGTTGATGGCAGAGCTGTTGGAGTTATTGCGGGTCATGTTGGCAGACAATCGCCAAGCTTGGGACTTGCAGTCGGACGGCAGCTACAAGCAGCGGCGACCCCACAGGGGAAAACATCGCAGTACCCATCAGGTCTTAATGGCCCGAGCCTTAGAGCGCTGA
- a CDS encoding AMP-binding protein, with translation MTAQLSLEQVVACGVEKSIAIEILPTFNQCLADGSPSNNWQHLTQTILTPDLPFALHELLYKTVFSNWDASQGVPPAWFPTEAQIQATHIAALLHELGLQSYTEFHAWTARHRAQFWELMVQRLGIRFRQPYRAVLDLANGIESPQWLLDAQFNIVESCFQAPAEAPAIVFQAEGESLLTLTYGELRTLTDRVANGLIELGFCPGDAIAIDLPMTAESVALYLGIVEAGCTVVSIADSFAADAIATRLRISAAKGIFTQDTILRAGKELPLYAKVIEANAPQAIVLSSGVSSSIPLRAGDLAWEAFLSDRDRFDAIPAQPDDRTNILFSSGTTGEPKAIPWTQTTPIKCAADGFLHHDIHPGDRVAWPTNLGWMMGPWLIYASLIDRATIALYYGAPTGRAFGQFVQDAGVSMLGVVPSLVKSWKTSGCMQGLDWSAIKVFSSTGECSNPQEMLFLMSLAGYRPIVEYCGGTEIGGGYLTGTLVQPCAPSTFTTPALGLDIAVLNEAGQPATAGEAYIVPPSIGLSTELLNRNHHQVYFDRPPHLPNSTIPLRRHGDRVERLPNGYYRALGRVDDTMNLGGIKVSSAEIERVLNAEAGICETAAIAVSPPEGGPSQLAIYAVLEPDSDRDRDDLAAALQSAIRQHLNPMFKIRDLRIVDELPRTASNKVMRRVLRDRFRCLQADRFEPARIAIETRT, from the coding sequence ATGACCGCACAACTCTCGCTCGAACAAGTTGTCGCTTGCGGTGTAGAGAAATCCATCGCAATTGAGATCCTGCCGACCTTCAACCAATGTCTCGCCGATGGATCTCCCTCAAACAACTGGCAGCACCTCACCCAAACTATCCTCACCCCCGATCTGCCGTTTGCCCTGCACGAACTCCTGTACAAAACTGTCTTCTCCAACTGGGATGCCAGCCAGGGAGTTCCTCCAGCCTGGTTTCCGACAGAAGCGCAGATCCAAGCCACTCATATCGCTGCACTCCTGCACGAGCTAGGTCTGCAGTCCTATACCGAATTCCATGCCTGGACAGCCCGCCATCGTGCCCAGTTTTGGGAGCTGATGGTGCAACGCCTCGGCATTCGCTTCCGGCAGCCCTATCGAGCTGTTCTCGATCTAGCCAATGGCATCGAATCGCCCCAATGGTTGCTGGACGCCCAATTCAATATTGTTGAAAGTTGCTTCCAAGCTCCTGCAGAGGCTCCCGCAATTGTCTTTCAAGCCGAAGGAGAGTCGCTGTTAACTCTGACCTATGGCGAACTTCGGACTCTGACCGATCGGGTTGCCAATGGGCTTATCGAACTGGGCTTCTGCCCTGGCGATGCGATCGCGATCGACCTGCCCATGACCGCAGAGTCAGTCGCCCTCTACCTGGGGATTGTCGAAGCTGGCTGCACAGTCGTCTCCATTGCCGATAGTTTTGCCGCCGATGCAATAGCCACGCGCTTGCGCATTTCTGCTGCTAAGGGAATCTTCACGCAGGACACCATTCTGCGGGCTGGCAAAGAGCTACCACTCTATGCCAAAGTCATCGAGGCCAATGCTCCGCAGGCAATCGTGCTGTCGAGTGGCGTATCCTCCTCTATCCCCTTACGTGCGGGCGATCTGGCCTGGGAAGCATTTTTGAGCGATCGCGATCGCTTCGATGCCATCCCTGCTCAGCCCGACGATCGCACCAACATCCTGTTTTCTTCGGGGACGACCGGCGAACCCAAAGCAATTCCCTGGACGCAAACCACCCCGATTAAATGCGCAGCGGACGGGTTCTTACATCACGATATCCACCCCGGCGATCGGGTGGCGTGGCCGACCAATTTGGGTTGGATGATGGGACCGTGGCTCATTTATGCCAGTCTGATCGATCGAGCGACCATCGCCCTTTACTACGGCGCGCCCACGGGACGAGCCTTCGGCCAGTTCGTGCAAGACGCGGGTGTCTCGATGTTGGGTGTGGTACCCAGCTTGGTGAAATCCTGGAAAACCAGTGGCTGTATGCAAGGGCTCGACTGGAGCGCTATCAAAGTATTCAGCTCGACGGGGGAATGTTCCAACCCGCAAGAAATGCTCTTTCTGATGTCCCTTGCCGGATACAGACCCATTGTCGAATATTGCGGCGGCACGGAAATCGGCGGCGGCTATCTCACCGGTACGCTCGTTCAGCCCTGTGCCCCCTCCACCTTTACGACGCCAGCTCTCGGTCTAGACATTGCTGTCCTCAACGAAGCCGGACAGCCCGCCACTGCCGGAGAAGCCTACATCGTGCCGCCATCGATCGGGCTTTCCACCGAGTTACTCAATCGGAACCACCACCAAGTCTATTTCGATCGCCCCCCTCACCTACCCAATTCCACCATTCCTCTCCGTCGCCACGGCGATCGCGTGGAGCGACTGCCCAACGGCTACTACCGCGCCCTGGGCCGCGTGGACGACACCATGAACCTCGGCGGCATCAAGGTCAGTTCTGCCGAAATCGAGCGAGTTCTCAATGCCGAAGCGGGCATTTGCGAAACGGCTGCCATCGCAGTCTCTCCACCGGAAGGGGGACCGAGTCAGTTAGCGATCTATGCGGTATTGGAGCCAGATAGCGATCGCGATCGGGATGACCTTGCTGCTGCCTTGCAGAGCGCCATTCGACAGCATCTCAATCCCATGTTTAAGATTCGCGACCTTCGCATCGTTGATGAGTTGCCCCGCACCGCCTCCAACAAAGTGATGCGTCGAGTATTGCGCGATCGATTTCGATGCCTCCAAGCTGATAGGTTCGAGCCAGCGCGAATTGCAATCGAAACGAGGACTTAG
- the argF gene encoding ornithine carbamoyltransferase, producing MANSLYGRDLLSLNDWSPEEVALLLQLAAQLKAGRERASLQGRVLGLLFRKASTRTRVSFAAAIAQCGGSVLDLMPTTMQVSRGEPIRDTARILSGYLDALAIRTFDQTEIEEFAEFADIPIINALTDLYHPCQILADLLTIREVFGQIEGLTLTYCGDGNNIVHSLLLGGALTGMNVRVATPTGFEPKPEIVERAKAIASSTRTGSQIDILSDPVAAAEGAQVLYTDVWASMGQEALAESRIPIFEPYQLNESLLARADAEAIVLHCLPAHRGEEITDEVMEGPRSRVWQQAENRLHAQKALLVSLMTDDG from the coding sequence ATGGCAAATTCCCTTTACGGTCGCGATTTATTGAGCTTGAACGACTGGTCTCCAGAGGAAGTCGCCCTGCTGCTGCAGTTGGCCGCACAGTTGAAGGCTGGCCGAGAGCGGGCGAGTTTGCAGGGGCGGGTGTTAGGGCTGCTATTTCGCAAGGCGTCTACTCGCACGCGGGTGAGTTTTGCGGCGGCGATCGCCCAATGTGGCGGGTCGGTACTCGATCTGATGCCCACCACAATGCAGGTCAGTCGGGGGGAGCCCATCCGCGACACCGCCCGCATTTTGTCCGGCTATCTGGATGCCTTAGCCATTCGCACCTTCGATCAGACGGAAATTGAGGAATTTGCCGAATTCGCCGATATTCCCATCATTAACGCCCTCACCGATCTTTACCATCCCTGCCAAATTTTGGCGGATTTGCTGACGATTCGAGAGGTCTTCGGCCAAATTGAAGGGCTGACTCTGACCTATTGTGGCGATGGCAATAACATTGTTCATTCCTTGCTGTTGGGGGGGGCACTGACGGGGATGAATGTGCGGGTGGCCACCCCGACGGGATTCGAGCCCAAGCCGGAAATTGTGGAGCGGGCTAAGGCGATCGCCTCTAGCACTCGGACAGGCAGCCAGATCGATATTCTGAGCGATCCCGTTGCGGCAGCGGAGGGGGCGCAGGTGCTCTACACGGATGTGTGGGCCAGCATGGGTCAAGAGGCACTGGCGGAGTCCCGCATTCCCATTTTCGAGCCCTATCAACTCAACGAATCTTTGTTGGCCCGAGCGGATGCCGAGGCGATCGTGCTCCACTGTCTGCCCGCCCATCGCGGGGAGGAGATTACGGACGAGGTGATGGAAGGGCCTCGCTCTCGGGTGTGGCAGCAGGCGGAAAATCGCTTGCACGCGCAGAAGGCATTGTTGGTCAGCCTGATGACTGACGATGGCTGA
- a CDS encoding SIMPL domain-containing protein translates to MRRLLPPLFAALLLSFSLALPLSAREELDRTLTVTGRGTVAVETAIATIRLGVAVEGESASEVQAEVAERTDSVVSKLQELAIDNLQTTGISLYPQTFTREDTRITSVRGENTVQFEVPVEVAGKTLDDAVGAGASRIHSISFRPTDENAEAGRDEALRLAVDDAISQAEVVLDALDFELTSIRTIQVNSASNNPIPVVQFGELSRAAATTPVVGGDRDISATVTVTVEY, encoded by the coding sequence ATGCGCCGACTGCTCCCCCCCCTCTTCGCAGCCCTGCTGCTCAGTTTCTCTCTCGCCCTCCCCCTCTCTGCCCGAGAAGAGCTCGATCGCACCCTCACCGTCACCGGTCGAGGCACAGTCGCAGTGGAAACGGCGATCGCCACCATCCGATTGGGGGTCGCCGTAGAAGGAGAATCAGCTAGCGAGGTCCAGGCAGAAGTCGCCGAACGGACGGATAGTGTTGTTTCGAAATTGCAGGAATTAGCCATCGATAACCTACAAACCACCGGCATTTCCCTCTATCCCCAAACCTTCACGCGAGAAGACACCAGGATTACCTCAGTGCGGGGCGAAAATACTGTGCAGTTTGAGGTACCAGTCGAGGTGGCAGGTAAGACTTTGGACGATGCTGTCGGAGCCGGAGCCAGTCGCATTCATTCAATCTCGTTTCGACCGACAGACGAAAACGCCGAAGCGGGGCGCGACGAAGCACTACGATTGGCCGTGGACGATGCCATCTCCCAAGCAGAAGTCGTCTTAGACGCCCTCGACTTCGAACTCACCTCCATTCGGACGATTCAAGTGAATAGTGCCAGCAACAATCCCATTCCCGTGGTGCAGTTTGGGGAACTGAGTCGGGCTGCTGCGACCACCCCTGTGGTGGGGGGCGATCGCGACATTAGTGCTACCGTCACGGTGACGGTCGAGTACTGA
- the uvrC gene encoding excinuclease ABC subunit UvrC, giving the protein MSATAVPLLQNREVLEARLQEIPFEPGVYLMRDKTDNILYVGKSKKLRSRVRSYFRFSSDLTPRKQRMVMQVWEIEFIVTDTEAEALALEDNLIKRHQPPYNVLLKDDKKYPYLCITWSQDYPQLFITRNRRMQKEKSGKRDRYYGPYTDVSSLRYTLRLVKRIFPLRQRSKPLYKDRTCLNYDIGRCPGVCQGSIDPQNYHKTLEGVAMVFQGQADELLAQLETRMYGAAAEENFEAAARFRDQIQGLQQLGERQKVSLPNSTASRDAIALAANPHRACIQLFQVRAGKLVGRLGFIAENQGYDPATILQRVLEEHYQNCDPVEIPPEISTQYPLPDADFLEAWLSQKKGRKISLLAPQRQMKAELLEMVERNAQYELDRTQRLADRDAVALQRLADVLDLPAPPHRMEAYDISHIQGSDAVGSRVVFIDGLPANQHYRRYKIRNPDVHIGRSDDFASHAEVARRRFGKLADGEIPDLVLIDGGKGQLSAVMAVLEELGLEDLPVLGLAKREEAIFLPERSQPIVLDNDDPGRLLLQRLRDEAHRFAITFHRQQRKVRQQYSSLDDVPGLGAHRQKLLLAEFQTVSRIQIAKPEELARVAGIGPKLAQQIYDYFHPEAAASEIETT; this is encoded by the coding sequence ATGAGCGCCACCGCCGTGCCGCTATTGCAAAACCGCGAGGTGCTGGAAGCGCGCCTCCAAGAGATCCCCTTCGAACCGGGGGTCTATCTGATGCGGGATAAAACCGACAATATTTTGTACGTGGGCAAATCGAAGAAATTGCGATCGCGGGTACGGTCCTATTTCCGCTTCAGCTCGGACCTGACGCCGCGCAAGCAGCGAATGGTGATGCAGGTGTGGGAAATCGAATTTATTGTCACCGACACCGAAGCCGAAGCCCTCGCCCTCGAAGACAACTTAATCAAGCGCCACCAACCTCCCTATAACGTCCTGCTCAAAGACGACAAGAAATATCCTTACCTCTGCATCACCTGGTCGCAGGACTATCCGCAACTGTTCATCACCCGCAACCGCAGGATGCAGAAGGAGAAAAGCGGCAAGCGCGATCGCTATTACGGTCCCTACACCGATGTCAGCTCCCTCCGCTATACCCTGCGATTAGTCAAACGAATTTTCCCCCTGCGCCAGCGGTCCAAACCCCTCTACAAAGATCGCACTTGCCTCAATTACGACATCGGTCGCTGTCCCGGCGTCTGTCAAGGGTCGATCGACCCGCAGAACTATCACAAAACCTTGGAAGGGGTGGCAATGGTATTTCAGGGGCAGGCGGATGAGCTGCTGGCCCAGTTAGAAACGCGCATGTATGGGGCCGCTGCCGAGGAGAATTTCGAGGCAGCAGCTCGGTTTCGGGACCAAATTCAGGGCTTGCAGCAGTTGGGGGAGCGGCAGAAGGTATCATTGCCCAACTCGACAGCTTCCCGCGATGCGATCGCTCTAGCCGCCAATCCCCATCGCGCCTGCATTCAACTGTTCCAAGTGCGGGCGGGCAAACTGGTGGGGCGGTTGGGCTTTATCGCTGAAAACCAAGGGTACGATCCGGCCACAATTCTGCAGCGGGTCTTGGAGGAGCACTATCAAAACTGCGATCCGGTGGAAATCCCCCCAGAGATCTCGACCCAATATCCCCTCCCCGATGCTGACTTTTTGGAAGCGTGGCTGAGTCAGAAAAAGGGCCGCAAAATCTCGTTGCTAGCCCCTCAACGACAGATGAAGGCCGAGCTGTTGGAGATGGTGGAGCGCAACGCCCAATACGAACTCGATCGCACCCAACGCCTCGCCGATCGCGATGCCGTCGCCCTGCAACGTCTGGCCGATGTGTTAGATCTCCCCGCTCCCCCCCACCGCATGGAAGCCTACGATATTTCCCACATTCAGGGCTCGGATGCGGTGGGCAGTCGCGTCGTCTTTATCGACGGTTTGCCCGCCAATCAACATTACCGCCGCTACAAAATCCGCAACCCCGACGTGCATATCGGTCGGTCTGACGACTTTGCCAGCCATGCCGAGGTGGCCCGCCGCCGGTTTGGCAAGCTGGCAGATGGAGAGATTCCCGATCTGGTGTTGATCGACGGGGGCAAGGGTCAGCTCTCTGCGGTGATGGCGGTGCTGGAGGAATTGGGGTTGGAGGATCTGCCTGTTTTGGGGCTGGCGAAGCGGGAGGAGGCTATTTTTCTACCGGAGCGATCGCAGCCGATTGTGCTCGACAATGACGATCCGGGGCGCTTGCTGCTACAGCGTTTGCGAGATGAAGCCCACCGCTTTGCCATTACTTTTCACCGCCAGCAGCGCAAAGTTCGCCAGCAATATTCCAGTCTCGACGATGTCCCCGGTTTGGGAGCCCACCGACAAAAACTATTATTGGCCGAGTTCCAGACGGTCTCCCGCATTCAGATCGCTAAGCCGGAGGAGCTGGCTCGGGTGGCGGGAATTGGCCCGAAGTTAGCCCAACAGATCTACGATTACTTCCATCCCGAAGCGGCTGCGTCGGAGATCGAGACCACTTAG
- the cutA gene encoding divalent-cation tolerance protein CutA: protein MTPAFLQVTTTTATEAEARQLAELLVTRHLAACVQIVGPVVSYYRWQGQMQSATEWQCAVKTHARLYAQLEQAIVEQHSYELPEIVAVPLVAGSQSYLDWLDEQLLTESRSQ from the coding sequence GTGACTCCTGCGTTTCTACAAGTCACCACTACCACCGCCACCGAAGCGGAGGCTCGGCAGTTAGCAGAGCTGCTCGTCACCCGCCACCTGGCGGCCTGCGTCCAAATTGTCGGTCCTGTTGTCAGCTACTACCGCTGGCAGGGGCAGATGCAATCGGCAACCGAATGGCAATGTGCAGTGAAAACCCATGCTCGCCTCTATGCCCAACTAGAGCAGGCGATTGTAGAACAGCATTCCTACGAACTACCCGAGATTGTGGCCGTGCCGTTGGTGGCGGGCAGTCAAAGCTATCTCGATTGGCTGGACGAGCAGCTCTTAACCGAATCGCGATCGCAGTAA
- the ctpC gene encoding carboxyl-terminal processing protease CtpC, with protein sequence MNKRGFVLSTTASVAALVTLVGVQIAAPSWAGFRSNPKEVVDEAWQIINREYVDGDFNNVDWEQTRRDLLARDYTTEEEAYNAIRDALGELDDPYTRFMDPEQFASMQIDTSGELTGVGIQLGAEEETGRLLVVSPIEDSPAFEAGVQSQDIIIGIDGTDTEGMDVNGAVNLIRGEIGSTVVLTILRGEEEIDFEITRDRIELQAVRYETHNENGDLVGYIRLTQFSANASEKMRAAIKDLEVQGAVAYILDLRGNPGGLLYSSAEIARLFLNEGGIVSTINRQGVQDSISANGRALTDKPLTVLVDGGSASASEILAGALQDNHRAVLVGTQTFGKGLVQSVHALSGDSGLAVTIARYHTPSGRDIDHKGIAPDIVTELSEADLERLSSDRDLVATLADPQYAAAVQNLKLQLASRTAQPQALAGPHNAN encoded by the coding sequence ATGAATAAGCGTGGCTTCGTACTCAGCACTACTGCTTCTGTGGCTGCCCTAGTAACTTTAGTTGGCGTACAAATTGCGGCTCCCAGTTGGGCGGGCTTTCGCAGCAATCCGAAAGAAGTTGTGGACGAAGCTTGGCAGATTATCAATCGCGAATACGTCGATGGCGATTTTAACAATGTCGATTGGGAGCAAACCCGCCGAGACTTACTGGCCCGCGACTACACCACTGAAGAAGAAGCCTACAACGCAATTCGAGATGCTCTGGGGGAACTGGACGATCCCTACACGCGGTTTATGGACCCCGAGCAATTTGCCAGTATGCAGATCGATACCTCGGGCGAACTGACAGGGGTAGGGATTCAACTGGGGGCGGAAGAGGAGACCGGTCGCCTCTTGGTGGTGTCCCCGATTGAAGATTCTCCCGCGTTTGAAGCGGGAGTTCAGTCTCAGGACATCATCATTGGTATTGACGGTACCGATACTGAAGGGATGGATGTGAATGGTGCCGTGAACTTGATTCGAGGCGAGATTGGTTCGACGGTCGTCCTCACGATTCTGCGCGGCGAAGAAGAAATTGATTTTGAAATCACCCGCGATCGCATCGAACTGCAGGCTGTCCGATACGAAACCCACAACGAAAATGGCGATCTGGTGGGCTACATTCGGCTGACGCAATTTAGTGCCAATGCCTCTGAGAAAATGCGTGCCGCCATCAAAGATTTAGAAGTGCAGGGGGCGGTAGCTTACATCCTCGATCTGCGGGGCAATCCTGGAGGACTGTTGTATTCCAGTGCAGAAATTGCCCGCCTATTCTTAAATGAAGGCGGCATTGTGTCCACCATCAACCGTCAGGGGGTTCAGGATAGTATTTCTGCCAACGGGCGGGCGCTAACGGATAAGCCTCTAACCGTTTTAGTGGACGGTGGCTCTGCCAGCGCTAGCGAAATTTTGGCGGGGGCCTTGCAAGATAACCATCGCGCTGTCTTAGTAGGCACCCAAACGTTTGGTAAAGGTCTAGTCCAATCCGTACATGCCCTGTCGGGAGACTCGGGCTTAGCCGTCACCATCGCCCGCTACCACACCCCCAGCGGCAGAGATATCGACCATAAAGGCATTGCGCCCGATATCGTGACGGAGTTGAGCGAGGCAGATCTAGAGCGGCTGTCGAGCGATCGCGACTTGGTCGCCACGCTAGCGGATCCGCAATACGCGGCTGCCGTACAGAACCTAAAACTGCAGCTTGCCAGCAGAACTGCCCAGCCGCAGGCATTAGCAGGCCCCCATAACGCAAATTAA